A single window of Bacteroidales bacterium DNA harbors:
- a CDS encoding UvrD-helicase domain-containing protein, whose product MEIFLKELNEAQKEAVTYTDGPIMVIAGAGSGKTRVLTYKIAYLLKKNIDPFNILALTFTNKAAKEMKERITKIVGTTDAHNIWMGTFHSVFAKILRKESLKIGYPNNFTIYDTDDSKSIIKSVIKEMDLDDKVYNPSYILGRISAAKTSLLSYEEYNKNDELVSEDRMARKPLFGQIYEAYCRRCYKASAMDFDDLLFNMHVLLRNFPDALLRYQKNFKYILVDEYQDTNHCQYIILKQLAALYENVCVVGDDAQSIYSFRGANIQNILGFQNDYPDCKTFRLEQNYRSTQNIVNAANSIIVNNVGKIHKVVWTENESGEKVQILKAYSDSEEGSIVANSIFESKMNFQMQNKDFAILYRTNAQSRAFEESLRKLNIPYRIYGGLSFYQRKEIKDLLAYFRLTINNNDDEALKRIVNYPVRGIGKTSIERLIIVASENNKSIWEIIEDIGNYKTGLNSGTVNKLSEFITMLKSFSVQLKNKDAHEMACLIANSSGVAKELYNDKTPEGINRHQNIEELLNGIKDFVNRQESGVGEESTSTLTEFMQDIALVTDADIKDKDGNDKVSIMTIHAAKGLEFPYVYISGVEENLFPSQYNVNTRNELEEERRLFYVALTRAMKRAFISFATTRYRWGNVVSCEPSRFIEELDAKYIQYENKKQFKQYDDDSSLSFDKFEIKKYKYTGQIIKRNLVKINQAINNSVTENNSDFNNNQNIQAGMVVEHQRFGKGKVITIEGKQSDKKAIVFFENIGQKQLLLKYAKLKVID is encoded by the coding sequence GTGGAAATTTTTTTAAAAGAACTTAACGAAGCACAGAAAGAAGCAGTAACTTATACCGATGGTCCTATAATGGTCATTGCAGGTGCCGGCTCAGGTAAAACAAGGGTTCTCACCTATAAAATTGCGTATCTCCTGAAGAAAAACATTGACCCTTTCAATATTTTGGCGCTTACTTTTACTAATAAAGCGGCAAAAGAAATGAAAGAAAGAATAACAAAAATTGTTGGCACAACTGATGCTCACAATATATGGATGGGAACTTTTCATTCGGTATTTGCAAAAATTTTGCGTAAAGAATCTTTAAAAATCGGCTATCCGAATAATTTCACTATTTACGATACCGATGACTCTAAAAGTATTATTAAATCTGTAATCAAGGAAATGGACCTTGACGATAAGGTTTACAATCCGAGTTATATTCTTGGACGCATTTCGGCAGCAAAAACAAGTTTGCTATCTTATGAAGAATACAATAAAAATGATGAACTTGTTTCTGAAGACAGGATGGCTCGAAAACCTTTGTTCGGACAAATTTACGAGGCGTATTGCAGGCGCTGCTACAAAGCTTCCGCAATGGATTTCGACGATTTGCTTTTCAACATGCACGTTCTGCTGAGAAATTTTCCCGATGCCTTGCTCAGGTATCAAAAGAATTTCAAATATATTCTTGTTGACGAGTATCAGGATACAAACCATTGTCAATATATTATCCTGAAACAGCTTGCTGCATTATATGAAAATGTTTGCGTTGTCGGTGATGATGCACAAAGCATATATTCTTTCCGCGGTGCAAATATTCAGAACATTCTCGGCTTTCAGAATGATTATCCCGATTGCAAAACATTCCGTCTTGAACAAAATTACCGTTCAACACAAAATATTGTAAATGCGGCAAATAGCATTATTGTTAATAATGTCGGGAAAATTCATAAAGTAGTTTGGACTGAAAATGAAAGCGGCGAAAAAGTACAAATTCTGAAAGCATATTCCGACAGCGAAGAGGGAAGCATTGTGGCAAATTCCATTTTCGAAAGCAAAATGAATTTTCAGATGCAAAATAAGGACTTTGCGATTCTTTATCGCACAAACGCACAATCAAGGGCATTTGAAGAATCGCTCAGAAAGCTTAATATTCCATACAGAATTTACGGTGGACTTTCATTTTACCAACGAAAAGAAATAAAAGATTTACTCGCTTATTTTCGTCTTACCATTAATAATAACGATGATGAAGCTTTGAAGAGAATTGTTAATTATCCTGTAAGAGGAATAGGTAAAACATCAATTGAAAGGTTAATTATTGTTGCAAGTGAAAATAACAAAAGTATCTGGGAAATTATTGAAGATATAGGTAATTATAAAACAGGACTTAATTCCGGAACAGTAAATAAATTATCGGAATTTATTACGATGCTCAAAAGTTTTTCTGTTCAGCTTAAAAATAAAGATGCTCATGAAATGGCTTGCCTCATTGCTAATTCTTCGGGAGTTGCAAAAGAACTTTATAATGATAAAACTCCCGAAGGTATAAACAGGCATCAGAATATTGAGGAACTACTCAACGGTATAAAAGATTTCGTTAACAGGCAGGAAAGTGGCGTGGGCGAAGAAAGCACTTCAACTCTCACTGAATTTATGCAGGATATTGCATTAGTTACCGATGCCGATATAAAAGATAAAGACGGTAACGACAAGGTTTCCATAATGACTATCCATGCTGCGAAAGGACTTGAATTTCCTTATGTTTATATTTCAGGTGTTGAAGAAAATTTATTTCCGTCGCAATATAACGTCAACACAAGAAACGAACTCGAGGAAGAACGTCGCCTATTTTATGTTGCCCTGACACGAGCAATGAAAAGAGCTTTTATTTCCTTTGCAACAACGCGCTATCGCTGGGGAAATGTTGTTTCATGCGAACCAAGCAGATTCATTGAAGAACTTGATGCGAAATATATTCAGTATGAAAATAAAAAGCAATTCAAACAATATGATGACGACAGCAGCTTGAGCTTTGATAAATTTGAAATAAAAAAATATAAATACACAGGACAAATCATTAAAAGAAATCTTGTAAAAATAAATCAGGCAATAAATAATTCTGTTACAGAAAATAATTCTGATTTTAACAACAACCAAAACATACAAGCAGGAATGGTAGTGGAACATCAGCGATTTGGAAAAGGAAAAGTGATTACAATTGAAGGAAAACAATCCGATAAAAAAGCGATTGTGTTTTTTGAAAATATTGGGCAAAAACAATTGCTGCTGAAATATGCTAAATTGAAAGTGATTGACTGA
- a CDS encoding GGDEF domain-containing protein, protein MKITNMLLSKNNPLLVLTVCVFFVGLIGYLDYLAGYEIRLTIFYSIPILVSSWFISAYVGYAFSVFSIFIIFYTDNLSNNSFKLTGIYIWDYAGVFLFYIFSSYIIAEIKKIIQREIIFSRTDPLTDIANSRFFIEETNKEIERSKRYFHTISAVYIDCDNFKYINDEYGHATGDKLLRVIATTIRENIRATDIVARVGGDEFCILMPETGIELSTESINVIKDTLLKVMKENNWPVTFSIGIATFIRPPESANEVLGKSDELMYHVKKSGRNSITHRVFE, encoded by the coding sequence ATGAAAATCACAAATATGTTGCTGTCAAAAAATAATCCCTTACTGGTTTTAACAGTTTGTGTTTTTTTTGTTGGTTTGATAGGATATCTGGATTACCTTGCTGGTTATGAAATTAGATTAACTATATTTTATTCTATTCCTATTCTTGTTTCGAGTTGGTTTATTTCGGCATACGTAGGTTATGCTTTTTCCGTATTTAGTATTTTTATAATATTTTATACTGATAATTTATCTAATAACTCATTCAAATTAACCGGTATATATATATGGGATTATGCAGGAGTTTTTTTGTTTTATATATTTTCTTCATATATCATAGCTGAAATAAAAAAAATAATACAGAGAGAAATAATATTTTCAAGAACTGACCCACTTACAGACATTGCAAACTCAAGGTTTTTTATCGAAGAAACAAATAAGGAAATAGAAAGAAGTAAAAGATATTTTCACACAATTTCTGCTGTTTATATTGATTGTGATAATTTTAAATATATAAATGATGAATATGGTCATGCAACGGGAGACAAACTTCTGCGTGTTATTGCAACCACAATTCGTGAAAATATCAGAGCGACTGATATTGTTGCCAGAGTTGGAGGAGACGAATTTTGCATATTAATGCCCGAAACAGGTATTGAGTTATCAACCGAAAGCATTAATGTCATTAAAGATACTCTTTTAAAAGTAATGAAAGAAAATAATTGGCCTGTAACATTCAGTATCGGAATTGCTACTTTTATCAGACCTCCTGAATCGGCAAATGAAGTTCTTGGCAAATCAGATGAACTTATGTATCATGTAAAAAAAAGCGGAAGAAATAGTATAACACACAGGGTTTTCGAATAA
- a CDS encoding HD domain-containing protein, translated as MLPIDIIKKYYPEDSLAYFYFYNHSVAVKEKAIEIANNNIDLKPDIDFITSGAMLHDIGIIFTNAPQIGCFGTYNYICHGYLGRELLEKEGLSEIAKICETHIGVGLTVEDIEKDNLPIPNRDMLPTSIEEKIICVADKFYSKNMKQLTTPKSVEEIFKDIERFGKEKPLKLKEMFDLLKIKY; from the coding sequence ATGCTTCCAATAGATATTATAAAAAAATATTATCCTGAAGATTCTTTAGCTTATTTTTATTTCTACAATCATAGCGTAGCAGTGAAAGAAAAAGCAATTGAGATTGCAAACAATAATATTGATTTAAAACCCGACATTGATTTTATTACAAGTGGAGCTATGCTTCATGATATCGGAATTATTTTCACAAATGCTCCGCAGATAGGATGTTTCGGCACTTATAATTATATATGCCATGGTTATCTCGGCAGAGAACTTTTGGAAAAAGAAGGGTTGTCCGAAATTGCAAAAATCTGCGAAACTCACATCGGAGTGGGACTAACTGTTGAAGATATTGAAAAAGATAATCTGCCCATACCAAATCGCGATATGCTCCCAACATCAATAGAAGAAAAAATAATTTGTGTCGCAGATAAGTTCTATTCAAAAAACATGAAACAATTAACCACACCTAAATCTGTTGAGGAAATATTTAAAGACATTGAAAGATTTGGAAAAGAAAAACCATTGAAATTAAAAGAAATGTTCGATTTACTGAAAATCAAATATTAA
- a CDS encoding ketoacyl-ACP synthase III: MADFFSVITGTGRYIPSQIIKNEKFLKSEFYFSPGEKLDKSNDEIISKFEQITEIKERRYVEDKFVTSDIGFFAAQDALNSSNTDKESLDYIIVPHNFGDVKKTNPKSDMVPSIAARIKCKLGIKNSNTIAYDLIFGCPGWIQALIQADYYIKSGDAKKILVIGTETLSRVSDPHDIDSMLYSDGAGAVILESVESENPVGIICHKTRSDTSEYANLLKMEKSYNLEIGSNDIFLKMNGRKLYEYAIATVPQFIKDCVDKSGLFIDDIKKVIIHQANAKMNFAILSRLFKLYDINEINENIMPMTISKLGNNSVATIPILFDLLVKGELENQRINKGDYFIFASVGAGMNVNVILYKNIKP, encoded by the coding sequence ATGGCAGATTTTTTTTCAGTTATTACAGGAACAGGGCGTTACATTCCATCACAAATAATAAAAAATGAAAAATTCCTGAAAAGCGAGTTTTATTTTTCACCCGGCGAAAAGCTTGACAAATCTAATGATGAGATTATTAGTAAATTTGAACAAATCACAGAAATAAAGGAAAGAAGATATGTTGAGGACAAATTTGTAACATCAGATATTGGTTTCTTTGCTGCACAGGATGCTTTGAATTCATCGAATACAGATAAAGAGAGCTTGGATTATATCATTGTTCCTCATAATTTCGGCGATGTAAAAAAAACAAATCCTAAATCGGATATGGTACCAAGCATTGCTGCGAGAATTAAATGTAAATTAGGGATTAAAAATTCAAATACTATCGCTTATGACTTGATTTTCGGATGTCCGGGATGGATTCAGGCATTGATACAAGCTGATTATTATATAAAATCGGGAGATGCAAAAAAAATATTGGTGATAGGAACAGAAACATTATCACGAGTTTCCGACCCGCATGATATTGACAGTATGTTATACTCTGATGGTGCAGGTGCCGTTATTCTTGAATCCGTTGAAAGCGAAAATCCAGTCGGAATTATTTGTCACAAAACGAGGTCAGATACATCAGAATATGCCAACTTGCTCAAAATGGAAAAATCATATAACCTTGAAATTGGAAGTAATGATATTTTTCTTAAAATGAACGGCAGAAAATTATATGAATACGCAATAGCCACAGTACCACAATTTATAAAGGATTGCGTTGATAAATCAGGTCTTTTTATTGATGATATAAAAAAAGTAATTATTCATCAGGCAAATGCAAAAATGAATTTTGCTATTTTATCCCGATTGTTTAAGTTGTATGATATTAATGAAATCAACGAAAATATCATGCCTATGACTATCTCTAAACTCGGAAACAACTCAGTTGCTACAATACCTATATTATTTGATTTATTAGTTAAAGGAGAATTGGAAAATCAAAGAATAAATAAAGGTGATTATTTTATATTCGCTTCGGTTGGTGCAGGAATGAATGTGAATGTAATATTATATAAAAATATCAAACCATAA
- a CDS encoding S9 family peptidase — MKKIILFLLSAGMMITSCDFPKNQNSKNNSDNQKIIGNPELNLKSDLITPEVLWAFSRINDVTVSPDKKSILFSVTYYDIPMNKGNRELYTMSIDGKDKKQITHTAANENNPLWRPDGKKIGFISAESGSSQIWEMNADGSDRKQISNIENDITGFKYSPDQKKILYVKEVPELVKKVKDVYPDLPKSDGRVITDIMYRHWDTWKDSYSHVFVADFDGNKLINNIDIMKGEEFDCPNKPFSGMEDIAWSPDSKKIVYSCVKKKGKEYALSTNSDLYIYNLQTKTTENITNGMLGYDVEPSFSPDGKKLAWSSMERNGFESDKRRLFVLDFEKKSKTYYTKDFDQNAENICWSEDGKNIYFISDWHATDEIYKLNLETGMIKKITQGIHNYISVTPVGDKLIATQQSMSKPKEIFSVNSGNGNATELSFINKSLLDKLTMGEVKERWVKTTDNKQMQVWVIYPPHFDKNKKYPALLYCEGGPQSTVSQFWSYRWNFQIMAANGYIIVAPNRRGLPGFGQEWLEQISGDYGGQNMKDYLSAIDDVAKEPYINKDKLGAVGASYGGFSVYWLAGNHKKRFKAFIAHDGIFNLEAQYLQTEELWFVNWDLGGPFWDKENKIAQKSYSTSPHKFVQNWDTPIMIVHGELDYRITVDQGMQAFNAAVLKGIPAKFLYFPSENHWVLRPQDAILWQREFFSWLDKWLK; from the coding sequence ATGAAAAAAATAATTTTATTTTTATTATCAGCAGGTATGATGATTACATCATGCGATTTTCCGAAAAACCAGAATTCCAAAAATAATTCAGACAACCAGAAGATAATTGGCAACCCCGAATTGAATCTGAAAAGTGATTTGATAACTCCGGAAGTGCTATGGGCGTTCAGCAGAATAAACGATGTTACAGTTTCACCCGATAAAAAAAGCATTTTATTTTCTGTTACATACTACGACATACCCATGAATAAAGGCAACCGCGAATTATACACAATGTCAATTGATGGCAAAGACAAAAAGCAAATTACTCACACGGCAGCTAATGAAAATAATCCTCTTTGGCGCCCCGATGGTAAAAAAATCGGATTTATTTCAGCCGAAAGCGGTTCGTCGCAAATATGGGAAATGAACGCAGATGGCTCTGACAGAAAACAGATTTCAAATATTGAAAATGACATTACAGGATTTAAGTATTCTCCCGACCAAAAGAAAATTCTTTATGTAAAAGAAGTTCCCGAACTGGTTAAAAAAGTTAAAGATGTTTATCCCGATTTGCCAAAATCCGACGGACGTGTAATTACCGACATAATGTATCGCCACTGGGATACATGGAAGGACTCATACAGCCATGTATTTGTTGCTGATTTTGATGGCAATAAATTAATCAATAACATTGATATTATGAAAGGTGAGGAATTCGATTGTCCGAATAAGCCGTTTAGCGGAATGGAAGACATCGCATGGTCGCCCGACAGTAAAAAAATTGTTTACTCATGTGTAAAGAAAAAAGGCAAGGAATATGCACTTTCAACAAATTCCGATTTGTATATTTATAATCTGCAAACAAAAACCACAGAAAATATAACAAACGGAATGCTTGGTTATGATGTTGAGCCGTCATTTTCACCCGATGGTAAAAAGCTTGCATGGAGCAGTATGGAGCGCAACGGATTTGAATCCGACAAGAGACGTTTATTTGTTCTTGATTTCGAAAAAAAATCTAAAACATATTACACAAAAGATTTCGACCAGAATGCTGAAAACATTTGCTGGAGCGAAGATGGTAAAAATATTTATTTTATCAGCGATTGGCATGCAACAGATGAAATTTATAAACTTAATCTGGAAACAGGCATGATTAAAAAGATTACTCAAGGCATTCATAATTACATTTCAGTAACTCCTGTTGGCGATAAATTAATTGCCACTCAACAATCTATGTCAAAACCAAAAGAAATTTTTTCGGTAAATTCCGGAAATGGAAATGCAACCGAACTTTCATTCATAAACAAATCACTTCTTGATAAGTTAACAATGGGTGAAGTGAAAGAGAGATGGGTAAAAACCACCGACAACAAGCAAATGCAAGTTTGGGTAATTTATCCGCCTCACTTTGATAAAAATAAAAAATATCCTGCACTACTATACTGCGAAGGAGGACCACAGTCAACCGTGAGTCAATTTTGGTCATATCGCTGGAACTTTCAAATAATGGCTGCAAACGGATATATTATTGTTGCTCCTAACAGACGCGGATTACCGGGTTTCGGACAGGAATGGCTTGAGCAAATAAGCGGTGATTATGGCGGACAGAACATGAAGGATTACCTTAGCGCAATTGATGATGTTGCAAAAGAACCATACATAAATAAAGACAAACTCGGAGCGGTAGGAGCAAGTTATGGAGGTTTCTCGGTTTACTGGCTTGCCGGAAATCACAAAAAACGATTCAAGGCATTTATTGCACACGATGGTATTTTTAATTTAGAAGCACAGTATTTGCAGACAGAAGAGTTATGGTTTGTAAACTGGGACCTCGGCGGACCATTCTGGGATAAAGAAAATAAAATTGCTCAAAAATCATACTCAACGTCACCGCACAAATTTGTTCAAAATTGGGATACTCCAATAATGATTGTTCATGGTGAGTTGGATTACAGGATTACTGTTGACCAGGGAATGCAAGCGTTTAATGCGGCTGTTTTAAAGGGAATTCCGGCTAAATTCCTGTATTTTCCATCAGAAAATCACTGGGTACTACGCCCGCAGGATGCAATCTTATGGCAGCGTGAATTTTTCTCTTGGCTTGATAAATGGTTAAAATAA